From a region of the Solanum stenotomum isolate F172 chromosome 2, ASM1918654v1, whole genome shotgun sequence genome:
- the LOC125856646 gene encoding uncharacterized protein LOC125856646 isoform X1 → MKSSRCMKRKVGDVHEKYSDKENVASKKATCRIGRQNLKAAGECRNLSAGENDVTLPLQAAKASCQKLPGRTTCSPVTKGGAAEGSQQLNSCKKIKLQLFPINKSTRQRLEKDGCNPFQELTLSAQKKISSVIKHLNTKWSSTSLGLGELLLFPYDTYTENITSQKRWSSKDTNVSAGEVYAAIGSPAIFRLRYDWFSDLKLKTFEVPDSSQPSGMHSQSRGNKRIFAAAMDPANDKVEGAKLKNEELIKPICNNERANVTENQNMALNIPVDHMVDEVRKQNVLSKIDNPWNDILTNLSIGGLFSEASMPGKISNSENKLDLQPPPFSSYFSTGNFPSEASSQGKISDFNLASKETSGLKETSECGHHIESNFLWDFNCTNLSIGGFLSEVSLLEKLKKHDQRSEDKPSSQDAFVAACINSQPEISKSSPHELHSSILDAEETCHAFPVRKASSGNENATTLCGTAGPDNSKSFRIPSSSNAAGRTTQSLIMQDQSSQQPKTTLFPRSRGVFNEDSSLGLKGNIK, encoded by the exons ATGAAATCGAGCCGATGTATGAAGAGAAAGGTAGGTGATGTTCATGAAAAATACAGTGACAAGGAGAATGTAGCATCAAAGAAAGCAACATGTAGGATTGGTCGACAGAATCTGAAAGCAGCAG GGGAATGTAGAAATCTTTCGGCTGGGGAAAATGATGTGACTTTGCCCTTACAAGCTGCTAAGGCATCTTGTCAAAAGCTTCCAGGAAGGACAACGTGTTCCCCTGTAACAAAAGGAGGTGCTGCAGAAGGGAGTCAACAGCTTAATTCTTGTAAGAAGATTAAGCTACAGCTTTTTCCAATAAATAAAAGTACCCGACAGAGATTGGAGAAG GATGGCTGCAACCCGTTCCAGGAACTCACTTTAAGTGCTCAGAAGAAGATATCATCAGTGATTAAGCACCTTAATACAAAGTGGAGTTCTACGAGTTTGGGGTTAGGGGAGCTCCTTCTATTCCCCTATGATACTTATACAGAAAACATAACATCGCAGAAAAGATGGAGCTCTAAAGATACCAATGTTTCTGCAGGAGAAGTGTATGCAGCAATAGGAAGTCCTGCCATTTTTCGCTTAAG GTATGACTGGTTTTCTGATCTTAAGCTCAAGACTTTTGAGGTACCTGATAGCTCCCAGCCCTCTGGTATGCATTCACAATCAAGGGGAAATAAGAGAATCTTTGCTGCTGCAATGGACCCAGCAAATGACAAAGTGGAGGGAGCcaagttgaaaaatgaagagcTTATTAAACCAATCTGCAATAATGAGCGTGCAAATGTAACTGAGAATCAGAATATGGCTTTGAACATACCGGTTGATCACATG GTTGATGAAGTAAGAAAGCAGAATGTCCTTTCAAAGATAGATAATCCGTGGAATGATATTTTGACCAACCTAAGCATTGGAGGATTGTTTTCTGAGGCATCTATGCCAGGAAAGATCAGCAACTCAGAAAATAAATTGGATTTGCAGCCACCGCCGTTTAGTTCCTACTTTAGCACAGGAAACTTCCCTTCTGAAGCGTCTTCTCAGGGAAAGATTAGTGATTTCAATTTAGCTTCAAAAGAAACATCTGGGTTGAAGGAAACATCAGAGTGTGGCCACCACATTGAGTCAAATTTTTTGTGGGATTTTAATTGCACTAACTTGAGCATTGGAGGATTTCTGTCTGAGGTGTCCTTGCTGGAGAAACTAAAAAAACATGACCAAAGAAGTGAGGACAAACCAAGCTCGCAGGATGCGTTTGTTGCTGCATGCATTAATTCACAACCTGAAATTTCCAAGTCATCACCTCATGAATTGCACTCATCTATCTTGGATGCTGAAGAGACATGCCATGCATTTCCAGTGCGTAAAGCTTCATCAGGAAATGAAAACGCCACAACTTTGTGCGGAACAGCTGGTCCTGACAATTCAAAATCTTTCAGAATTCCATCATCCTCTAATGCTGCTGGG CGCACAACTCAAAGTCTGATTATGCAGGATCAATCATCTCAGCAACCAAAGACAACCCTCTTTCCTCGTTCACGGGGTGTTTTCAATGAAGACAGCAGCCTTGGGCTAAAGGGCAACATCAAATAG
- the LOC125855693 gene encoding probable serine/threonine-protein kinase At1g09600, producing MGCVVGKGYSFMTPERLERMKNENGYVKGNGVEKQRRREQQQQQMRDIARIRDQEGNHVELDQKEKRNGNNGVKIGIIDNGRKIGGDDQLVDGWPKWLVDNIPKEVLLGLVPKTADSYEKLDKVGQGTYSNVYKARDRNSGKIVALKKVRFDTSEPESVKFMAREIIILKKLDHPNIIKLEGLATSRMHYSLYLVFDFMPSDLTKLINHTQGIRLTQPQIKCYMEQLLRGLEHCHERGILHRDIKGSNLLIDKNGILKIGDFGLANFYERKTKRPLTSRVVTLWYRAPELLLGSTNYSVGIDLWSVGCLLAEMFVGRPILPGRNEIEQLHKIFKLCGSPTEEYWKKVKPPTTFRPPQHKPCFGQIFPNLPHSAFPLLYTLLSVEPHLRGTASTALQNEFFTTSPLACGLSELPVFKVEDDGPAQSIDITRKRASIGKRVKKNREGYKKLLSNISENSKEEKQGESSNQSQDMGESSSNSFSLNMINNNINQSPPPSPTPFFKFRNINQFSKTEAHPNALKNIKNYPILLASITEAAKNYEDNRLSLNRRSISTIDFRNHHDLMDHKISKIFSFEDAS from the exons ATGGGTTGTGTAGTAGGCAAGGGTTATAGTTTCATGACTCCGGAAAGACTTGAGAGGATGAAAAATGAGAATGGTTATGTTAAAGGAAATGGAGTTGAAAAACAACGACGAagagaacaacaacaacaacaaatgaGGGATATTGCTCGAATTCGCGATCAAGAAGGGAATCATGTAGAACTTgatcaaaaagagaaaagaaatggaaaTAATGGAGTTAAAATAGGAATAATTGATAATGGTAGGAAAATAGGAGGAGATGATCAATTGGTGGATGGATGGCCGAAATGGCTTGTTGATAATATTCCTAAAGAGGTTTTACTTGGTTTAGTACCAAAGACTGCTGATTCATATGAAAAACTTGATAAG gtAGGTCAAGGGACATATAGCAATGTGTATAAAGCTAGAGATAGAAACAGTGGGAAAATAGTTGCCTTAAAGAAGGTTAGATTTGATACAAGTGAACCAGAAAGTGTGAAATTTATGGCAAGAGAGATTATAATATTGAAGAAACTTGATCATCCAAATATTATAAAGCTTGAAGGATTAGCTACTTCAAGAATGCATTATAGTCTTTATTTGGTTTTTGACTTTATGCCATCTGATTTAACTAAACTTATCAATCACACTCAAGGAATTAGACTCACTCAGCCTCAG ATAAAATGTTACATGGAGCAATTGTTAAGAGGACTTGAACATTGTCATGAAAGAGGAATATTGCATAGAGATATTAAAGGGTCAAATTTGCTAATAGACAAAAATGGGATACTAAAAATAGGTGATTTTGGACTTGCAAATTTTTATgaaagaaagacaaagaggCCCCTAACAAGTAGAGTTGTGACACTTTGGTACAGAGCACCAGAATTACTTTTGGGTTCCACTAATTATAGTGTTGGAATTGATCTTTGGAGTGTTGGTTGTCTTTTGGCTGAAATGTTTGTTGGAAGACCTATTTTGCCTGGTAGAAATgag ATTGAACAACTTCACAAGATATTTAAGTTATGTGGTTCACCGACGGAAGAATATTGGAAGAAAGTGAAACCACCAACAACATTTAGACCACCGCAACACAAGCCATGTTTTGGGCAAATTTTCCCAAATTTGCCTCATTCTGCTTTTCCCCTTTTATACACACTTTTGTCCGTTGAGCCTCACTTGCGTGGCACTGCTTCTACTGCCCTTCAAAATGAA TTCTTTACAACAAGCCCATTAGCATGTGGGCTCTCTGAACTGCCTGTTTTCAAAGTGGAAGACGATGGGCCGGCCCAATCCATTGATATCACAAG GAAGAGAGCTTCAATAGGCAAACGGGTTAAGAAAAATAGGGAGGGCTATAAAAAATTGCTCTCCAATATTTCTGAAAACTCAAAAGAG GAAAAGCAAGGGGAGTCAAGTAACCAAAGCCAAGATATGGGTGAAAGTAGTAGTAATTCATTTTCCTTAAACatgattaataataatattaatcaaaGTCCTCCTCCTTCACCAActccatttttcaaatttagaaaCATTAATCAATTTTCTAAAACTGAGGCACATCCTAATGCTctcaaaaacattaaaaattatcCAATTTTATTAGCCTCTATTACTGAAGCAGCCAAAAATTATGAAGATAATAGATTAAGTCTTAATCGTAGGTCAATCTCAACCATTGATTTTAGAAATCATCATGATCTAATGGACCACAAAATCTCTAAGATATTTAGCTTTGAAGATgctagttaa
- the LOC125856646 gene encoding uncharacterized protein LOC125856646 isoform X2 — MKSSRCMKRKVGDVHEKYSDKENVASKKATCRIGRQNLKAAGECRNLSAGENDVTLPLQAAKASCQKLPGRTTCSPVTKGGAAEGSQQLNSCKKIKLQLFPINKSTRQRLEKDGCNPFQELTLSAQKKISSVIKHLNTKWSSTSLGLGELLLFPYDTYTENITSQKRWSSKDTNVSAGEVYAAIGSPAIFRLRYDWFSDLKLKTFEVPDSSQPSGMHSQSRGNKRIFAAAMDPANDKVEGAKLKNEELIKPICNNERANVTENQNMALNIPVDHMVDEVRKQNVLSKIDNPWNDILTNLSIGGLFSEASMPGKISNSENKLDLQPPPFSSYFSTGNFPSEASSQGKISDFNLASKETSGLKETSECGHHIESNFLWDFNCTNLSIGGFLSEVSLLEKLKKHDQRSEDKPSSQDAFVAACINSQPEISKSSPHELHSSILDAEETCHAFPVRKASSGNENATTLCGTAGPDNSKSFRIPSSSNAAGDQSSQQPKTTLFPRSRGVFNEDSSLGLKGNIK, encoded by the exons ATGAAATCGAGCCGATGTATGAAGAGAAAGGTAGGTGATGTTCATGAAAAATACAGTGACAAGGAGAATGTAGCATCAAAGAAAGCAACATGTAGGATTGGTCGACAGAATCTGAAAGCAGCAG GGGAATGTAGAAATCTTTCGGCTGGGGAAAATGATGTGACTTTGCCCTTACAAGCTGCTAAGGCATCTTGTCAAAAGCTTCCAGGAAGGACAACGTGTTCCCCTGTAACAAAAGGAGGTGCTGCAGAAGGGAGTCAACAGCTTAATTCTTGTAAGAAGATTAAGCTACAGCTTTTTCCAATAAATAAAAGTACCCGACAGAGATTGGAGAAG GATGGCTGCAACCCGTTCCAGGAACTCACTTTAAGTGCTCAGAAGAAGATATCATCAGTGATTAAGCACCTTAATACAAAGTGGAGTTCTACGAGTTTGGGGTTAGGGGAGCTCCTTCTATTCCCCTATGATACTTATACAGAAAACATAACATCGCAGAAAAGATGGAGCTCTAAAGATACCAATGTTTCTGCAGGAGAAGTGTATGCAGCAATAGGAAGTCCTGCCATTTTTCGCTTAAG GTATGACTGGTTTTCTGATCTTAAGCTCAAGACTTTTGAGGTACCTGATAGCTCCCAGCCCTCTGGTATGCATTCACAATCAAGGGGAAATAAGAGAATCTTTGCTGCTGCAATGGACCCAGCAAATGACAAAGTGGAGGGAGCcaagttgaaaaatgaagagcTTATTAAACCAATCTGCAATAATGAGCGTGCAAATGTAACTGAGAATCAGAATATGGCTTTGAACATACCGGTTGATCACATG GTTGATGAAGTAAGAAAGCAGAATGTCCTTTCAAAGATAGATAATCCGTGGAATGATATTTTGACCAACCTAAGCATTGGAGGATTGTTTTCTGAGGCATCTATGCCAGGAAAGATCAGCAACTCAGAAAATAAATTGGATTTGCAGCCACCGCCGTTTAGTTCCTACTTTAGCACAGGAAACTTCCCTTCTGAAGCGTCTTCTCAGGGAAAGATTAGTGATTTCAATTTAGCTTCAAAAGAAACATCTGGGTTGAAGGAAACATCAGAGTGTGGCCACCACATTGAGTCAAATTTTTTGTGGGATTTTAATTGCACTAACTTGAGCATTGGAGGATTTCTGTCTGAGGTGTCCTTGCTGGAGAAACTAAAAAAACATGACCAAAGAAGTGAGGACAAACCAAGCTCGCAGGATGCGTTTGTTGCTGCATGCATTAATTCACAACCTGAAATTTCCAAGTCATCACCTCATGAATTGCACTCATCTATCTTGGATGCTGAAGAGACATGCCATGCATTTCCAGTGCGTAAAGCTTCATCAGGAAATGAAAACGCCACAACTTTGTGCGGAACAGCTGGTCCTGACAATTCAAAATCTTTCAGAATTCCATCATCCTCTAATGCTGCTGGG GATCAATCATCTCAGCAACCAAAGACAACCCTCTTTCCTCGTTCACGGGGTGTTTTCAATGAAGACAGCAGCCTTGGGCTAAAGGGCAACATCAAATAG